The sequence CGCAGGGCCAAGCGGGAGCTGAACTACAACGCCGGCTACTTCCTCCAGATGGTGCAGGAAGTCGGCGGGGTGGAAGCGGCTCGACCTCGTCGTGGAGGCGGTCGTGCTTCAGGACCGGTTCGCCGGGCTGTTCACCGAGGAGGAATGCGACATCGCCCACAACCGGTTGGCCGAGTACGGGTGCTCACCGGCTCAGACCTCGGAGACCTTGACCACCTCGTCGCCGTAGTGGTTGACCACCTTCACGGCGATCTTCCCTGAATCCGGCCGAGGGAACGGGCGCGAGCGGTGGCCGTAGAGGCTGGACCACGCCGACTCGACCGCCTCGCGCTGGCAGAAGAGGATCTTGTTGTCCCGCTCCGGATCGCTCCAGTACTCCAGCAGGCGGCGGGTAACCGGCGTGACGTTGGGCCAGTCCGCCTCCCGCCACGCGTCGACGCGTTCGCGGACGTCGTTGACCTGCTTGTTGAGCTTGATGTCGTCTTCGGTGAAAACCTGCAACTCCAGTTGCTGTCCGCGCTTGCGCGGTCGCGGCACTGGAATGAAGAAGCTCGACGGTCTCCGCTGTTCCTCGATCCGGTCGGTGATGCCGTCGCGGTCGAAGGCGAAGTGGCGGGTTGGACGCCCGTACGGTGAGTTGATAATCGGGTTGTCGATGACCCGGTCACTCACCGCTAGACCTCCCGCTTGGAGCCCGACGTTGCAGATTCGAGCGACAGCCTATACCGGGTGTGAGCACGTCTGGTCACGGCGCCCTGACAGGCGCAACTTCGGGGAAACTGCTGCCTCCGAGCTCGCTGAGGCAGCAGTTTCGCCGAAGTTGCGCCGGAATCCGGGCGGGGGCGCGAACCCCTCAGCGGGGGACGACGGTTTCGGCGGACCAGTCGCGCCAGGTGGCTAGCTGGTCGGTGGCAGCCGCCAACTGGTCGGTTACCGGGCCGGGGCCCGTCGAGCCGGGGGTGGTCCGGGCAGCGAGGGCTGAGCGGACCGAGAGCACGTCGCGTACGGTCGGGTCGAGGTGCTCACTGACCGTGGCCAGGTCGGCGTCGGAGACCTCGTCGAGGGCGCAGTCCCGGGCGGCGCAGAGCGCCACCAGTTTGCCGGTGATCTCGTGCGCGTCGCGGAACGGCACACCCTTGCGGACCAGCCAGTCCGCCACCTCGGTGGCCAACGAGAAGCCCACCGGCGCGGCGGCGACCAGGCGGTCGACGCGTACCGTCATCGTGGAGATCATCCCGGCGAGGGCCGGCAGCAGCAGTCCCAGGGTGTCGACCGCGTCGAAGGCCGGCTCCTTGTCCTCCTGCATGTCCCGGTCGTACGTCATCGGCAGGCCCTTGAGCATGGTCAGCACGGCGACCAGCCCGCCGACGAGCCGGCCGGACTTGCCCCGGGCCAGCTCGGCGATGTCCGCGTTCTTCTTCTGCGGCATGATCGACGATCCGGTGGCGAAGGCGTCGTCCAGCTCGACCCAGCCGAACTCCTGCGACGTCCAGAGCACCACCTCCTCGCCGAGGCGGGACAGGTGCACGCCGATCAGCGCGGTGGTGAAGAGGAACTCGGCGACGAAGTCCCGGTCGGCGACCGCGTCCATCGAGTTGGCGAAGGACGTCCGGAAACCCAGCTCCTTCGACACCGCCACCGGGTCCAGCGGCAGCCCGGAACCGGCCAGCGCTCCCGCGCCGAGCGGGCTGACCGCGGCCCGGTGGTCCCAGTCCCGCAGTCGCTCCAGGTCCCGCAGCAGCGGTTGCACATGCGCGAGCAGCCAGTGGCCGAAGGCGACCGGCTGGGCGTGCTGCAGGTGGGTCATGCCGGGCGCGGCCGTGTCGACGTGCCGCTCCGCCTGCTCGACCAGCGCCTCCGCCAGCTCCACCAGCCGGGCGGCCACGCCCCGGGCGTGATCACGCAGGTAGAGCCGCAGATCGGTGGCGACCTGGTCGTTGCGGGACCGGCCGGCACGCAGCTTGCCGCCGAGGCTGCCGAGCCGCTCCAGCAGCCCGCGTTCCAGTGCGGTGTGCACGTCCTCGTCGTCGACGGTGGGGCGGAACGCCCCGGAGGCGCAGGCGGCCTCCAGGTCGTCGAGGGCGGCGAGGATCCGGCCCAGTTCCTCCGGGTCGAGCAGGCCGGCGCCGGCCAGCACCCGGGCGTGCGCGCGGGAGCCGGCGATGTCGTACGGGGCCAGCCGCCAGTCGAACTGCACGCTCACCGACAGCCGGGCCAGCGCCTCCGAGGGGCCACCGGCGAACCGGCCTCCCCACAGGCTGGTCCGGTTGGCGGTCGCGCTGCTCTCGGTCAGGCTCTTGTCGTCCACCCCGCCCATTCTGACGGTCACGGTCGCCGCCCTGTCCACCGGGCGTCCCGGGCGGCGGCCATCTCGATCCGCAGGCTCATGGTGCGGGGTTCCCTTCGACGTTGTCCTCGCGGCGCGCCCAGCCGGCGAGCCGATCGCCGAGCGCCGCCCCGCCGTCGGCGTCGCGGGCCACCACCAGGATGGTGTCGTCGCCGGCGATGGTGCCGACGACCTCCGACAGGCCCGCCCGGTCCACCGCGCTGGCCAGGTAGTGGGCCGCGCCGGGCGGGGTGCGCAGGACCGCGATGTTGCCGCTGGAGTCGACCTCGTTGAGCAGCTCGCGCAGCAGACGCACCAGGCGGGCCGGTGCCGCCTCGGCGTCGCGCAGCGGGCGGTGGCCGTCCTCCGGGATGACGTAGATGGCCCGGCCGTCACCACCCCGGGCGGTGACCGCGCCGAGTTCCTTCAGATCCCGCGAGAGGGTGGCCTGGGTGACCTGGACGCCCTCGTCGCCGAGCAGTTCGGCCAGTTCGGTCTGCGACCGGACCGCCTTGTCGCGGATCAACTCGACAATGCGGGCATGCCGGGCCGCCCGGGTCAGCGGTGCACTCACGGAGCCAGCCTTTCGTTCGCGACTGCGGGGCTCGCAAGCTCACTCCTCGCGCTCACGGGTTCTCCGCGAGCAGGAAGGTCAGCAACGCCTTCTGGGCGTGCAGCCGATTCTCCGCCTGGTCGAAGACGGCGCTGCGCGGGCCGTCGAGCACCTCGTCGGTGATCTCCTCGCCGCGGTGTGCGGGCAGGCAGTGCAGCACGATCGCCTCCGGCGCGGCATGCCCGAGCAGCACCTTGTTCACCTGGTACGGCAGGAACGGGGTGGCCCGGTCCAGGCCGTCGCCCTCCTGCCCCATCGAGGTCCAGGTGTCGGTGGCCACCACGTCGGCGTCCCGGACCGCAGCGACCGGATCGGTGAGCACCCGGACCGACCCGCCGGTGCCGGCGGCGATCGCCTCGGCGCACGCCACCACGTCGGCGTCGGGTGCGAAGCCGGGCGGACCGGCCACCCGCACGTGCATCCCGGCGGTGGCGCCGGCCAGCAGGTACGAGTGGGCCATGTTGTTTCCCGCGTCACCGACGTACGCCAGGGTCCGGCTTGCGGTGCCACCGCACCGTTCGCGAACGGTGAGCAGGTCGGCCAGGAGCTGGCAGGGGTGGAACCCGTCGGTCAGCGCGTTGACCACCGGCACGGTGGCCCCGCCGGCCACCTCGGCGATCCGGTCGTCGCCGTGGGTACGCAGCACGATGGCGGCCACGTAGCGGGACAGCACCCGCCCGGCGTCGCCGAGGGTCTCACCCCGACCAAAGTGGGTGACCTGGGTGTCCACCACGAGCGGGTGACCGCCGAGTTCGGCGATGCCGGCGTCGAAGGAGATCCGGGTCCGCAAGCTCTGCTTGTCGAAGAGCACCGCCACCGAACGCGGCCCGGCCAGCGGCGTGTAGCCGAACCGGTCGGCTTTCATCCGAGTGGCCAGGTCGAGCACGGCGGCCTGGTCGGCGGGCGACAGGTCGTCGTCACGCAGAAAGTGCCGGATCATCCGGGGATCTCCGTCGTCGTAGGGCCGCTCGCCGCCGCGTCGGCCGAGATGGCGGTGCCGGACGGCCCTGCGGTGGGCTCGGCCGCGGCACCATCCGTGCGGGCGGGGAGGGCGGCGGATAGGGCGGCGAGGAAGGCGTCGGCCTGCTCGACGGTGAGGATCAGCGGCGGGGCCAGCCGGAGCACGTCCGGCTGGACCGGGTTGACCAGGAAACCGGCCGCCCGCAGCGCCTCGGCGGTGGTGGACGCCACCGGCGCGGTCAGGGTCACGCCGAGCAGCAGCCCGGCGCCCCGCACACCGCCGACGAGCGGGTGCCCGAGCCCCTCGATGCCGCGCCACAGCCGTTCGCCAACCCGCTTGACGTGGTCAAGCAGCCCCTGGTGGGCGATGGTCGAGACGACGGCGAGCGCCGCAGCACAGCTGATCGGGTT is a genomic window of Micromonospora tarapacensis containing:
- the argF gene encoding ornithine carbamoyltransferase; this encodes MIRHFLRDDDLSPADQAAVLDLATRMKADRFGYTPLAGPRSVAVLFDKQSLRTRISFDAGIAELGGHPLVVDTQVTHFGRGETLGDAGRVLSRYVAAIVLRTHGDDRIAEVAGGATVPVVNALTDGFHPCQLLADLLTVRERCGGTASRTLAYVGDAGNNMAHSYLLAGATAGMHVRVAGPPGFAPDADVVACAEAIAAGTGGSVRVLTDPVAAVRDADVVATDTWTSMGQEGDGLDRATPFLPYQVNKVLLGHAAPEAIVLHCLPAHRGEEITDEVLDGPRSAVFDQAENRLHAQKALLTFLLAENP
- the argH gene encoding argininosuccinate lyase, producing MGGVDDKSLTESSATANRTSLWGGRFAGGPSEALARLSVSVQFDWRLAPYDIAGSRAHARVLAGAGLLDPEELGRILAALDDLEAACASGAFRPTVDDEDVHTALERGLLERLGSLGGKLRAGRSRNDQVATDLRLYLRDHARGVAARLVELAEALVEQAERHVDTAAPGMTHLQHAQPVAFGHWLLAHVQPLLRDLERLRDWDHRAAVSPLGAGALAGSGLPLDPVAVSKELGFRTSFANSMDAVADRDFVAEFLFTTALIGVHLSRLGEEVVLWTSQEFGWVELDDAFATGSSIMPQKKNADIAELARGKSGRLVGGLVAVLTMLKGLPMTYDRDMQEDKEPAFDAVDTLGLLLPALAGMISTMTVRVDRLVAAAPVGFSLATEVADWLVRKGVPFRDAHEITGKLVALCAARDCALDEVSDADLATVSEHLDPTVRDVLSVRSALAARTTPGSTGPGPVTDQLAAATDQLATWRDWSAETVVPR
- a CDS encoding arginine repressor, which produces MSAPLTRAARHARIVELIRDKAVRSQTELAELLGDEGVQVTQATLSRDLKELGAVTARGGDGRAIYVIPEDGHRPLRDAEAAPARLVRLLRELLNEVDSSGNIAVLRTPPGAAHYLASAVDRAGLSEVVGTIAGDDTILVVARDADGGAALGDRLAGWARREDNVEGNPAP